From the Ctenopharyngodon idella isolate HZGC_01 chromosome 3, HZGC01, whole genome shotgun sequence genome, one window contains:
- the LOC127508407 gene encoding zinc finger protein 814-like isoform X1 — MTKLDRLNTFMTERLMAAVKEIIFTVGRTVREYEEETERIRSENERLKEMLRDSGCFTERANAGPAVSNPAPSSPPPHLNWTSSVDTETLPAEIYQNQNQVQNEQPTSTKVEEFSNNALLVTESDVGLPCPPIPNTLAQTDEDFETSTLNEFPCGVKTEPFESLNSQSTRANTSVYSPLPHYSATTDVTHKSDLKVFNTSNSSELESAKCMKLKPKTLQKSISKMTPNVSKTACPESGITHVNYNSAHQNADLGSVRNDTINSNGHLGIANVAVNPQRHAAFSREIRQCRARGRGRGKGSGTHVCPQCGKLFPHHSRLKVHMLIHTGEKPYACAQCGKRFNNDGTLRNHSRVHLQLRLFDCPVCARSFKDAYTCRNHMRVHNR; from the exons atgactAAACTTGATCGTCTGAATACTTTCATGACCGAGCGCTTGATGGCTGCTGTGAAGGAGATCATCTTCACAGTCGGCAGAACGGTTCGGGAGTATGAGGAGGAAACGGAGCGAATCAGGAGCGAAAACGAGCGACTGAAAGAAATGTTACGAGACTCAGGGTGCTTCACTGAACGCGCTAATGCTG GTCCAGCCGTCTCAAATCCTGCACCATCATCTCCACCTCCACATCTAAACTGGACTTCTAGCGTTGATACAGAAACATTGCCAGCCGAGATCTATCAGAACCAGAACCAGGTACAAAACGAACAGCCCACCAGCACGAAAGTGGAAGAGTTCTCCAACAATGCGCTTCTGGTGACCGAATCAGACGTCGGTTTACCATGTCCCCCAATACCAAACACACTGGCTCAAACAGATGAAGACTTTGAAACATCCACTTTAAATGAATTTCCTTGTGGTGTAAAAACTGAGCCTTTTGAAAGCCTCAATTCACAATCAACCCGTGCTAACACATCCGTCTACAGTCCGTTACCTCATTACTCTGCTACTACCGATGTTACTCACAAATCTGATCTTAAAGTTTTCAATACATCGAATTCCTCTGAACTAGAATCAGCTAAATGTATGAAGCTAAAGCCTAAAACCTTGCAAAAGTCCATCAGTAAAATGACCCCAAATGTGTCAAAGACCGCTTGTCCTGAATCAGGCATAACTCATGTCAACTACAACAGTGCTCATCAAAACGCAGACTTAGGATCAGTCAGGAACGACACTATCAACAGCAATGGTCATCTCGGTATAGCTAACGTTGCGGTCAATCCCCAACGTCATGCAGCGTTCAGCAGAGAAATCAGGCAGTGTAGGGCAAGAGGACGAGGAAGAGGCAAAGGTTCCGGGACACATGTTTGCCCGCAGTGTGGAAAACTATTCCCTCATCACTCACGCCTAAAGGTGCACATGCTCATTCATACAGGGGAGAAGCCGTACGCTTGCGCCCAGTGCGGGAAACGCTTCAACAATGACGGGACTCTGAGGAACCACAGCCGAGTGCATCTGCAGCTACGTCTGTTTGACTGTCCGGTGTGCGCGCGTAGCTTTAAGGATGCCTACACCTGTCGAAATCACATGCGTGTTCATAATAGGTGA
- the LOC127508407 gene encoding zinc finger protein 814-like isoform X2, with the protein MTKLQVINTFLTERLMAALNEIMDMVGGTVLQYEKELDSVQKDNEYLRRRLKEIEKIVESIGPAVSNPAPSSPPPHLNWTSSVDTETLPAEIYQNQNQVQNEQPTSTKVEEFSNNALLVTESDVGLPCPPIPNTLAQTDEDFETSTLNEFPCGVKTEPFESLNSQSTRANTSVYSPLPHYSATTDVTHKSDLKVFNTSNSSELESAKCMKLKPKTLQKSISKMTPNVSKTACPESGITHVNYNSAHQNADLGSVRNDTINSNGHLGIANVAVNPQRHAAFSREIRQCRARGRGRGKGSGTHVCPQCGKLFPHHSRLKVHMLIHTGEKPYACAQCGKRFNNDGTLRNHSRVHLQLRLFDCPVCARSFKDAYTCRNHMRVHNR; encoded by the exons ATGACAAAGCTGCAGGTCATCAACACGTTTCTGACGGAGCGCTTGATGGCAGCGCTCAATGAAATCATGGACATGGTCGGCGGGACTGTCCTGCAGTATGAGAAAGAGCTGGACAGCGTGCAGAAGGACAACGAGTATCTGAGACGGAGACTTAAGGAGATTGAGAAAATCGTCGAGTCGATCG GTCCAGCCGTCTCAAATCCTGCACCATCATCTCCACCTCCACATCTAAACTGGACTTCTAGCGTTGATACAGAAACATTGCCAGCCGAGATCTATCAGAACCAGAACCAGGTACAAAACGAACAGCCCACCAGCACGAAAGTGGAAGAGTTCTCCAACAATGCGCTTCTGGTGACCGAATCAGACGTCGGTTTACCATGTCCCCCAATACCAAACACACTGGCTCAAACAGATGAAGACTTTGAAACATCCACTTTAAATGAATTTCCTTGTGGTGTAAAAACTGAGCCTTTTGAAAGCCTCAATTCACAATCAACCCGTGCTAACACATCCGTCTACAGTCCGTTACCTCATTACTCTGCTACTACCGATGTTACTCACAAATCTGATCTTAAAGTTTTCAATACATCGAATTCCTCTGAACTAGAATCAGCTAAATGTATGAAGCTAAAGCCTAAAACCTTGCAAAAGTCCATCAGTAAAATGACCCCAAATGTGTCAAAGACCGCTTGTCCTGAATCAGGCATAACTCATGTCAACTACAACAGTGCTCATCAAAACGCAGACTTAGGATCAGTCAGGAACGACACTATCAACAGCAATGGTCATCTCGGTATAGCTAACGTTGCGGTCAATCCCCAACGTCATGCAGCGTTCAGCAGAGAAATCAGGCAGTGTAGGGCAAGAGGACGAGGAAGAGGCAAAGGTTCCGGGACACATGTTTGCCCGCAGTGTGGAAAACTATTCCCTCATCACTCACGCCTAAAGGTGCACATGCTCATTCATACAGGGGAGAAGCCGTACGCTTGCGCCCAGTGCGGGAAACGCTTCAACAATGACGGGACTCTGAGGAACCACAGCCGAGTGCATCTGCAGCTACGTCTGTTTGACTGTCCGGTGTGCGCGCGTAGCTTTAAGGATGCCTACACCTGTCGAAATCACATGCGTGTTCATAATAGGTGA